The following are encoded in a window of Arthrobacter sp. NicSoilB4 genomic DNA:
- a CDS encoding circularly permuted type 2 ATP-grasp protein: MSDLFQDYSVAAERTGAYDEMFTPGQQARKSYGQVAGALRELSLADVTARADSMARTFLDRGVTFDFAGEERPFPLDIVPRVIPADEWTVLEQGVAQRVRALEAFLNDVYDKMAVVADGVIPRQLVTTSAHFHRQVHGFEPAGGVRVHISGIDVVRDAAGTFRVLEDNVRVPSGVSYVLENRRAMAKGLPEAFGQQLIRPVEEYPRRLLSALRKTAPSGVDDPTVVVLTPGVFNSAYFEHTLLAGLMGVELVEGRDLICRGNRVYMRTTAGEQRVDVIYKRIDDEFLDPLQFRADSMLGCPGLVNAARAGGVTIANAVGNGVADDKLVYSYVPDLIRYYLNEEPVIANVDTFRLEEKEAREEVLDRLDELVVKPVDGSGGKGLVIGPDASKEELDALRKRVIADPRGWIAQPVLQLSTVPTLSGDKFGPRHVDLRPFAVNDGDDVWVLPGGLTRVALKEGSLIVNSSQGGGSKDTWVLADSPEVPVETLPRPAITVRERVSVWPVESNWRDSQKEQQQ; the protein is encoded by the coding sequence ATGTCTGACCTATTCCAGGATTACTCAGTGGCCGCCGAACGCACCGGCGCCTACGACGAGATGTTTACCCCCGGCCAACAGGCCCGGAAGTCCTACGGGCAGGTTGCCGGGGCCCTGCGTGAACTCTCGCTCGCTGATGTCACCGCCCGCGCCGATTCCATGGCGCGGACGTTCTTGGACCGCGGCGTCACCTTCGACTTCGCGGGGGAGGAGCGGCCCTTCCCGCTCGACATCGTCCCCCGGGTCATCCCGGCCGACGAGTGGACCGTGCTCGAGCAGGGCGTGGCGCAGCGCGTGCGGGCGCTCGAGGCGTTCCTCAACGACGTCTACGACAAGATGGCCGTCGTTGCCGACGGCGTCATCCCGCGCCAGCTCGTCACGACGAGCGCCCACTTCCACCGCCAGGTGCACGGTTTCGAGCCGGCCGGCGGCGTCCGCGTGCATATCTCCGGCATCGACGTCGTCCGCGACGCCGCGGGGACCTTCCGTGTCCTCGAAGACAACGTCCGCGTCCCCTCCGGCGTCAGCTATGTCCTGGAGAACCGCCGCGCCATGGCCAAGGGGCTGCCTGAGGCCTTTGGCCAGCAGCTCATCCGGCCGGTCGAGGAGTACCCGCGCCGGCTCCTGTCCGCCCTGCGCAAGACGGCACCGTCCGGTGTCGACGACCCCACGGTGGTGGTCCTGACCCCCGGCGTCTTCAACAGTGCCTACTTCGAGCACACCCTGCTCGCGGGCCTGATGGGCGTGGAACTCGTCGAAGGGCGCGACCTCATCTGCCGAGGCAACCGGGTCTACATGCGCACCACCGCCGGCGAACAGCGCGTGGACGTGATCTACAAGCGCATCGACGACGAGTTCCTGGATCCGCTGCAGTTCCGCGCCGACTCCATGCTCGGCTGCCCGGGCCTCGTCAACGCCGCCCGCGCCGGCGGCGTCACCATCGCCAACGCTGTGGGCAACGGCGTCGCCGACGACAAGCTGGTCTACAGCTACGTCCCGGACCTGATCCGCTACTACCTCAATGAAGAACCCGTGATCGCCAACGTGGACACCTTCCGGCTCGAAGAAAAGGAAGCCCGGGAAGAGGTCCTTGACCGGCTGGACGAGCTCGTGGTCAAGCCCGTGGACGGTTCCGGCGGCAAGGGCCTGGTGATCGGCCCGGATGCCTCCAAGGAGGAACTCGATGCCCTGCGCAAGCGCGTCATTGCGGACCCCCGCGGCTGGATCGCGCAGCCGGTCCTGCAGCTGTCCACCGTGCCCACGCTCAGCGGCGACAAGTTCGGCCCGCGGCACGTGGACCTCCGCCCCTTTGCCGTCAACGACGGCGACGACGTCTGGGTCCTGCCCGGCGGCCTGACCCGGGTGGCGCTCAAGGAGGGCTCACTGATCGTGAACTCCAGCCAGGGCGGCGGCTCCAAGGACACCTGGGTGCTCGCCGATTCGCCGGAGGTGCCGGTGGAGACCCTGCCGCGCCCGGCCATCACCGTCCGCGAACGCGTATCGGTGTGGCCTGTCGAGAGCAACTGGCGCGACAGCCAGAAGGAGCAGCAGCAATGA
- a CDS encoding alpha-E domain-containing protein, whose amino-acid sequence MLSRIAESLFWIGRYVERADGTARILDVHLERLNHLPMEEQRSVAQELLAVMGARAQSEDFGLPELLNALAYDKQSATSIAGSLGAARENARRARETVSSGLWESLNTTYYGLNQHRKDVVGTYRFCNWVLERTAMVSGLADTTVSHDESWQFLVLGRSLERADMTARMLSTRDVLSAGMSWVNMLRCAGAYESFLRTRRAAFGDQHAAEFLLLDRLFPRSIVYALRDADECLAKLDPSAQRVGFINDARRIVGQARTFLEFHRTDDLMSELPEHMERVQKAVSQASDAISRKYFNQADELAWVGEVS is encoded by the coding sequence ATGCTTAGCCGTATCGCCGAGTCCCTGTTTTGGATCGGCCGCTACGTGGAACGGGCCGACGGCACCGCCCGGATCCTCGACGTCCACCTTGAGCGGCTCAACCATCTGCCGATGGAGGAACAGCGCAGCGTCGCGCAGGAACTCCTCGCCGTTATGGGCGCCCGGGCGCAGAGCGAAGACTTCGGCCTCCCCGAACTGCTCAACGCCCTGGCTTACGACAAGCAGAGTGCCACCTCGATCGCCGGTTCCCTCGGCGCCGCGCGGGAGAACGCCCGCCGTGCCCGGGAAACCGTGTCGTCCGGGCTGTGGGAGAGCCTGAACACCACGTACTACGGGCTCAACCAGCACCGCAAGGACGTCGTCGGCACCTACCGCTTCTGCAACTGGGTGCTGGAACGCACGGCCATGGTCAGCGGCCTCGCCGACACGACGGTGAGCCACGACGAGAGCTGGCAGTTCCTGGTCCTCGGCCGTTCGCTGGAACGCGCCGACATGACCGCGCGGATGCTCTCCACCCGTGATGTCCTCTCCGCCGGGATGTCGTGGGTGAACATGCTGCGCTGCGCCGGCGCTTACGAGTCGTTCCTGCGCACCCGCCGGGCCGCGTTCGGCGACCAGCACGCCGCCGAGTTCCTGCTCCTGGACCGGCTGTTCCCGCGCTCGATCGTTTACGCGCTGCGGGATGCCGACGAATGCCTCGCGAAGCTGGACCCGTCGGCCCAGCGCGTCGGCTTCATCAACGACGCCCGCCGGATCGTGGGCCAGGCCCGCACCTTCCTCGAGTTCCACCGCACCGACGACCTGATGTCGGAGCTGCCGGAGCACATGGAACGTGTGCAGAAGGCTGTCTCGCAGGCCTCGGACGCCATTTCCCGTAAGTACTTCAATCAGGCAGACGAACTGGCCTGGGTGGGAGAAGTTTCATGA
- a CDS encoding transglutaminase family protein: MTRLSIIHKTAYKYNKRVTLSYNEARMTPLTDPQQVVLESSLKVSPSQAALSTYRDYWGTRVSAFDMQMPHEHLEVLSTTTVEVHRVERIPSEADIVGWDVLEAPETLNKFSDWIPQSQLTGPGAEVLGIIPGVVEGRNPHEAAMAIFEWMRGEMTYMKGSTGVTTNAEEAWNQRQGVCQDLAHLAIGALRSRGIPARYVSGYLHPRSTAELGETVAGQSHAWLEWWDGEWRSWDPTNHKPAGDFHVTVARGRDYRDVPPLKGILSGGGGSALSVSVEITRLA, translated from the coding sequence ATGACCCGGCTGAGTATCATCCACAAGACGGCATACAAGTACAACAAGCGGGTCACGCTCTCCTACAACGAGGCCCGCATGACGCCTCTGACGGATCCGCAGCAGGTGGTGCTGGAGTCCTCGCTGAAGGTCTCGCCGTCCCAGGCCGCGCTGAGCACTTACCGCGACTACTGGGGTACGCGCGTTTCCGCGTTCGACATGCAGATGCCGCACGAGCACCTGGAAGTCCTGTCCACCACCACCGTTGAGGTCCACCGGGTGGAGCGGATCCCGTCCGAGGCGGACATCGTGGGCTGGGACGTCCTCGAGGCGCCGGAAACGCTCAACAAGTTCAGCGACTGGATCCCGCAGTCGCAGCTCACCGGTCCGGGCGCCGAGGTCCTCGGGATCATTCCCGGGGTCGTCGAGGGCCGCAACCCGCACGAGGCCGCCATGGCGATCTTCGAATGGATGCGCGGGGAAATGACATACATGAAGGGCTCCACCGGCGTCACCACCAACGCCGAGGAGGCCTGGAACCAGCGCCAGGGTGTCTGCCAGGACCTGGCACACCTTGCGATCGGTGCGCTGCGCAGCAGGGGCATCCCGGCCCGCTACGTGTCCGGCTACCTGCACCCGCGCTCGACGGCGGAGCTCGGCGAGACGGTCGCCGGGCAGTCGCACGCCTGGCTGGAATGGTGGGACGGGGAATGGCGCAGCTGGGACCCCACCAACCACAAACCTGCCGGCGACTTCCACGTGACCGTGGCGCGGGGCCGGGACTACCGCGACGTTCCCCCGCTCAAGGGGATCCTGTCCGGCGGCGGCGGCTCAGCCCTCAGTGTGAGCGTGGAGATCACCCGCCTGGCCTGA
- a CDS encoding pyridoxamine 5'-phosphate oxidase family protein, whose translation MSNDPNLGKHQQAYEVENLDNHECWRLLRGVSVGRLAVWVDDHPDIFPINYKVDHGSLVFRTADGTKLQAATGDTPVAVEADGVDADSGIAWSVVIKGQATPVQNQQEVLDTVGLLLFPWQAGKKEHFVRITPETVTGRRFKVVPPLTWWTPLDDATRSGLE comes from the coding sequence ATGAGTAATGATCCGAACCTGGGTAAGCACCAGCAGGCATATGAAGTCGAAAACCTTGACAACCACGAATGCTGGCGGCTCCTGCGCGGCGTCAGCGTGGGCAGGCTCGCGGTGTGGGTGGACGATCATCCCGACATCTTCCCCATCAACTACAAGGTGGACCATGGTTCCCTGGTGTTCCGCACGGCAGACGGAACCAAGCTCCAGGCGGCCACGGGCGACACCCCGGTGGCCGTCGAAGCCGACGGTGTGGACGCGGACAGCGGCATCGCCTGGAGTGTGGTGATCAAGGGACAGGCCACGCCGGTGCAAAACCAGCAGGAGGTCCTGGACACCGTGGGTCTGCTCTTGTTCCCGTGGCAGGCGGGCAAGAAGGAGCACTTCGTGCGGATCACCCCGGAAACAGTTACGGGACGCCGCTTCAAGGTGGTCCCGCCGTTGACCTGGTGGACGCCCCTGGACGACGCCACCCGTTCCGGCCTCGAATAG